Below is a window of Bacteroidota bacterium DNA.
TTTCTTTCGGTCCCCTTTTTGGAGGTTACCTGGTGGATAACTTTAGCTGGCCCTTGATTTTCGATGTAAACATTCCTATTGGTATAATTGGTTTATTGGCAACCATTGTCATTCAAAAGGAGCATATCAACAAACAGGTACGCAATTTCGACCTAACGGGCTTTATTTCTGTTAGTCTCTTTTTACCCTTATTGCTTTATGCATTTACAGAAGGAAATGCAGTGACCAATTCGGCAGGATGGGCAGCGCCTCATGTCCTTTTATGCTTTGGCATTTCAGCTATTGCTTTTGCTGTTTTTGTTACGGCGGAACTGACAACAGACCAGCCACTAATCGACCTGCGTTTGCTGGGAGAACACAACTTCGGGATCTGTAATATCATCATGCTGCTCTTTGGAATCGGCATGTTTGGAAGTACTTTTTTACTGCCGTTGTTCCTGCAAAATTCATTGGGAAATACCGCTGTTCAATCAGGAGCTGTATTCCTTCCTGTAGGTATTATCCAAGGTACAATGGCACCAATAATCGGAAGGGTTGCCGACAAGACAAATGCAAAGGTTCCCATAATTATTGGAATTAGTTTACTAACTTTTAGTTTTATCCTGAACAGCCAGTTTTCATTTCTGACAGAACATCATTTTATCATGACCTCACTGTATATCAGGGGCTTGGGGCTAGGCATGATCTTCACTCCTTTAAATACAATATCTTTGTTGGGTATTCCTCGTGAAAAAATGGCCCAGGCTTCAGGAATCACCAATACAGTACGGCAATTGGGCGGCAGCTTTGGCGTTGCCATTCTGACAACCATACTTACGGCAAGGATAACCTATCATACTCAGATGTACGGTGAAGCCTTAAATCCCAATTCTCAGGTATACCAAAATGTACAAACGAATCTGGGCTACCATATTCAACAATCATCTGGTAAATCAAAAGTTTCGGCCGCAAGCCTTGGTAAAAGTGTTATTGTTGCCCAAGCCAACAAAGAAGCCTATATCCAAGCCATCAATGACGATTTTACCATTGCAGCAGTGGCTACTATACTTGGGGGCCTTCCGGTTTTATTGTTGCGAACCAAGAAAAAACAATTGTATTCAAAATCAGTAAAAAAATGATCAGACGAAAATTTAAATTTTTCTATATAGCCCTGGCAGTAATTTATTCCTGGAATGAATTGCCATCTTTTGGACAAAGCATTCAAAAAGGATTTACTGACTCACTGACTTTATCCAAAGTCATCTCTGAAGTCAGTCAGAATTATCCTTCGGTGAAAGAGGCAGAAGAAGCCTTAAATGCTGCCGATGCAAAAATCGGACTGGCCAGGTCAGGCTATTACCCGGATGTGTCGGCAAGCGCTTCATATTCACGGATTGGGCCTGTTCCTTCCCTCACCTTCCCGGGGCTGGGAACTTTTCAGTTCTATCCGGCCGATAATTATTCGGCAACCGTCAATTACAGGCAAAACATTCTTGATTTCGGGAAAACCGCAAAATCCATTTCCCTGGAAAATCAGAATAAAGCCATTGCCCAACAATCGCTTGTACAGGTAAAACAGAAAATTTCCATACTGGCAATCAATTGTTTCTATACACTGCTTTATTTGCAGGATGCCATTTCAATCAAAGATGAAGAAATACAAAACCTTCAGGAGCATCTTAAATTCATTCAAAAGAAAGAAGCAAGCGGTTCGGCCACTCAATTTGAAATTTTGACCACCCAGGTAAAAATTTCTGCCGTCGAAAATCAAAAAACAGATTTGAAGACTGCACAAAAAGTGCAGTCTGCTTTGATGAATTCTCTGCTGGGACAGCCCAATGACGCATCCCTCACTGTAAAAAATGAGCTGCAATCCGTTTCTACGGTTATTCCGGCCGATTCGCTTGTCTCCTTCGCGTTCAGAAACCGGGATGAATTAAAAATAGAAAGCGAAAAAGAAACGTTGGCCAAATTGAAGTATGAAACAGTGAAATCACAGAACAATCCTGATCTCAGTATATTTGCTTCAGCTGGCGGGAAAAACGGGTACATTCC
It encodes the following:
- a CDS encoding TolC family protein encodes the protein MIRRKFKFFYIALAVIYSWNELPSFGQSIQKGFTDSLTLSKVISEVSQNYPSVKEAEEALNAADAKIGLARSGYYPDVSASASYSRIGPVPSLTFPGLGTFQFYPADNYSATVNYRQNILDFGKTAKSISLENQNKAIAQQSLVQVKQKISILAINCFYTLLYLQDAISIKDEEIQNLQEHLKFIQKKEASGSATQFEILTTQVKISAVENQKTDLKTAQKVQSALMNSLLGQPNDASLTVKNELQSVSTVIPADSLVSFAFRNRDELKIESEKETLAKLKYETVKSQNNPDLSIFASAGGKNGYIPNLNTIKANYVAGISLNVPIFDANRKKYNLLHVKSSMQSLDFETETMRRSITNEVVESEANLSASQQKIDEFELQLAHAGKAFSLAQINYKEGTITNLDLLDATTTVAESQLLLLKAKIDYIVSAYKVKAAIGERLY
- a CDS encoding DHA2 family efflux MFS transporter permease subunit, with amino-acid sequence MIGTFMAVLDGTIVNTGLPKIMASFGVGIDKIQWVVTAYMLAMAVALPTAGWLADKFGYKRMYFMGMLLFTIGSALCGMAPNEDMLIISRIIQGIGAGCVQPIGMAIVTREFPPQQRGVALGFWSIAAAASVSFGPLFGGYLVDNFSWPLIFDVNIPIGIIGLLATIVIQKEHINKQVRNFDLTGFISVSLFLPLLLYAFTEGNAVTNSAGWAAPHVLLCFGISAIAFAVFVTAELTTDQPLIDLRLLGEHNFGICNIIMLLFGIGMFGSTFLLPLFLQNSLGNTAVQSGAVFLPVGIIQGTMAPIIGRVADKTNAKVPIIIGISLLTFSFILNSQFSFLTEHHFIMTSLYIRGLGLGMIFTPLNTISLLGIPREKMAQASGITNTVRQLGGSFGVAILTTILTARITYHTQMYGEALNPNSQVYQNVQTNLGYHIQQSSGKSKVSAASLGKSVIVAQANKEAYIQAINDDFTIAAVATILGGLPVLLLRTKKKQLYSKSVKK